From the Manihot esculenta cultivar AM560-2 chromosome 14, M.esculenta_v8, whole genome shotgun sequence genome, the window CTGCTCTATTTCGCGAGGGAGGAAGACAGCATGCTTTGGTTTCGGGAATGTTTCGGGACATTCCCGAAACCAGAGCTTTAAtgctctaaatttttatatatatatatatatatataggcttGGGCCTGGGCCTGATAATATCTCTATAATCAGTTCGTCCAAATTAGAAGTTATTCTATTCATTTTTATCGTTAAAAATGTAgaagtatttttattatctttttaaatgGATAAACTACACTTGAATTCTTGAGTTTTAGCATAATATTGgtccttatatattttaaaattatacactTAAATCTTTCTATAATCAGTCTGTCTcgtctattataatttaaatatttttctcctttattttttatttgaaaaaaacacTTAACTCaccattaatttttatctataatatctcatttaattaatttttaatatcttttattcttcaatttctgttcataaaaatactttaatatttataatttcaaaattttactttaatatttataattttaaaaattttagaaaatacttACCGTTTTAACTATTTTTGAGTGATATCAAGTAATTTTTAAGTAGattgtatatttttataaaaaatatttttaaaaaaaattatattttcagaaGAAATTTGatcattcattaattttaaactaatatttataatgaaataaaaaaaatctaattttagacggattaaatataataagatttaaatttttaattttaaaaatataaaagttgatctattatactaaaatttaaaaattaaaatataatttatacaatataaaaattttattctatattaaaaagaatttaaGTGTTCATAAGATAGTTTAGATATTTAAGATGTTTATTCTCATTTTGACCGGTTGATGAACAAAATTATGGACGGAAAAATATCTAATTTGAACaaattaattatagaaaaatttaagtattcaatttcaaaaatagagagaccgatctgttaattatattaaaatttaaaaattaaagtataatgaAACAGTCTCTCTCAAACTTATACAAATAACTTTTAGATCCACTTTTCATttgattcaaaataattaatctaaattatttaataatttcgtactatctattatatacaattttaatttgtCGTAACCCACCACCGTATTTCACATTCCAACAGCTATCGTTACATATAATTTATCCTTAATTaaatcatatataattaatgCACTGATCTACATTATGTGGATATAATACATTAGTCATATATCGTtgtattaatcaaaatttttttatacaattaaaagaaaattaatttaattatatattataaatcaaaataaaaaataatataaataagtgGAAGTATATATAAAGCAAACAGAAAACTATATCAATATTATATGATTTGAATATGTAATATCGAGAAATCATTAGTAATTAAATTAAGCATCCAAAGCCTACTTTGTCAACAATGGCCACCTGTAGGATGCATTTCTTGACTTGTTATTTAGTAAAACATCAATACCAATACCAAACCCTATTTTTTTTAGAAGAATGCAAATCTCCAAGTACAAAATTTGTAGTCTAAGCATGCTGCAATTTGTCATCGATATTCTGACCCCAGCTGGCTTACCTTTTCCTTCGTCGTTCTCCTATAATGGAAACttctatttgtattttttttcaaaaaaaaaaaaaaaatcttttttccATGTGAAATTAAccaaatctatatatatatatatatatgagagctaaaagaattaatttctttaaatttttcacAATATGTTTAACATTatcaattaagaattttataagtaacaaaattttacaatataattttgaaaatacaaaatactaaaataaatattatattacataaataaaataaaataaaataatatatatgtaatttGGACGAAATTTTTGGTTAAAAAACTTAAATCATTTGCAAAAGGATATCAAGAACAATTAATATCAAGTGTATTATATTacttattatttaaatcaacttaaatatataatataatgaaataattatatcatcaaaattatatatataaaatataaatttaataacaacttacaaaattatattagctacgaataaaaattatgttggTTGCTAATATAAAATTgagttatatttattaatagttaaaattaaattattctaaaatattaaaatatctctgataatatattttatgtaattaattaaaatattataattaaataaaatttataatataattttgaaagtataaatttattaaatattatgattaaaattaaatattaaatgtatAATAACTGTATTGAAtctcacatcggttgtggaaaggggtaatgtgccccttatataaattataggcactcctcccctttgacctagcttttggggtgagttaggccgggcgcaaatttaacatggtatcagagcctcccaatCGATATTGGACGCCCCATAAATGTGTCACGCACtagtaaaaattctgggcgtgaggggaTGTATTGAATCCtatatcggttgtggaaaggggtaatgtgccccttatatgggctataGCCACTCCTCCCCTTtgagcttttggggtgagttaggccagCCCTAAATTTAACAAACTGCACGGgacaaaaaattgattaaattaataagagaaaaatgttTAAAGTTAACTGTTAGAATTGATCGGATGGTAAGTGCATTTCGGTACATTTTGATGTATTTAAAcaaatttaagaaatttcagattttactctctcaatttttaatttcgtgaataaattaaatagtactgTAGCTTTTAATATATTAAGGGAGCCTATATAAAAAGTGAATAAATAATATTGCATAGTAAGGAACAAACGTGCATAATCTGGGCCATGGGTTTCctggaaaatatatatatatatatattacaatgAGAAACGATCTTCACGTAGATAGAGATAGATATAAATAGATTTGCAGGCCGATTGAGAATTAAAAAAGAAGgggataaaattatttaaagttgCCATGCATAATTTTTCCTATATATAGGGGGTCTTCGCCTTCAAGGGTGGCCAGCAACTCAAGCCTAAACTACAGTACTCTAAACCCTTGACAAAGCAATGGAAATGGTAGCTTTGTGGAAACAATGGGGGCAAGAGTTTGCCAAAACTCTTCCACTCAATCCTATGCTCGTTTTCTCTCTTCTCCTTTTATCCTTTGTTTATCTCTTTAGGCTCAGAAGAACTCACAAACTCAAGTTACCTCCATCACCACCAAAGCTACCAATCATTGGAAACCTTCACCAACTAGGTACTTTCCACTTTCGCTCCCTCAAAAAACTCTCCGACAAATATGGCCCCCTTATGCTTGTGCATTTTGGCAATGTTCCAACCCTTGTAGTTTCAACTGCGGAGATGGCTCATGAAATTACTAAAAATCATGATGCTATTTTTGCAGATAGGCCAAAAACCAGCGCTGGAGATGTTCTATTTTTCGGGCGCCAAGATATTGCATTTTGCCCCTATGGTGAATATTGGAGACAAGCGAAGAAAGTTTGCGTTCTTCAACTCTTGAACCAGAAAAGGGTGCAACACTTTGAGTTCGTGAGAAGAGAAGAAACTACTGAACTGGTAGAAAAGTTGCGCCATGCATGCGCCGAAGGATCGCCAGTTGATCTAAGTGAGATGCTTACTACAATTTCCAGCAACATCGTATCAAGATCAGCTCTTGGTACAATATATGATAATGAAAGTGGTCGTAAGAGCAACTCATCAGGAGATTTAGTTAGGACAGGAATAGACCTTGTGGGAAGTTTCAGCTTTAAAGATTCTTTTCCCTGTTTAGGATGGCTTGATGTTTTAACTGGCTTGAATAATAAGGTGAAAAAGGCATCCAAAGAATTGCATGGTTTCCTTGATCAAGTGATTGAAGAACATATTCAAGCGTCAAAAAGCCAAGACAAAGCTGATGATAGGAAAGACATAGTGGATATTCTTCTCCAACTTGAAAGGAATCGCATGCTCACTGTTGACTTCACTCGTGAAAGGATGAAAGCTATCCTAATGGTAtataatctctctctcttttttatttatttgtctttAATTTTCTGGTTGTGTAGTTAACTATTTGTTTAGTAATAATTGCAGGACATGTTTATCGGGGGAACTGATACTACTGCGACAACCATGGAATGGACGATGGCAGAACTGATGAAAAACCCAAGCATAATGAAGAAAGCCCAAGAAGAAGTAAGAAGAGTGGTCGGAAACAAATTGAAAGTAGATGAATCTGATCTTGATCAGATGACGTATTTAAAATGCATAGTGAAAGAGACACTGAGACACCATTCGGGAATAATTCCTCGACAAACAACTACGAGCATCAAGCTAGAAGGGTATGATATTCCATCCAATACAAAAGTTTTAATCAATGCATGGGGAATTCAAAGGGATCCAAGAATATGGGAAAAGCCTGATGATTATATTCCTGAGAGGTTTATTGACAATCCAACAGATTTCAAAAGTCAAGACAAAAAGTATATTCCATTTGGTTTTGGCAGAAGGGTTTGCCCTGGAATATCATTTGCACTTAAAGAAGTTGAATACGTGTTGGCTAATCTTCTCTTGTTGTTCGATTGGAAGTTACCTGATGGTCAAGGACCCGAGGACTTGGACATGAGCGAGGTCTTCTATCTTGTGAATCGTAAGAAAGAATCTCTCATGATTGTGCCAACCGTGCATTAGTCAATAATTATTAATCCACAGTGGACAAAATTCTATGGTCGGAGTTTAATTTAGTTATATTTCCtttcttaatttatgttttgtgCCTGGTCCTAAACATCTGATAATGGATTAGTCCATCTTCATAGTCCCCTGTGGATTAGTTTCGTGCAAAATTTTCTGTAGTGTTGAATTTGAAGCATAATGGTTAAATAAATTAGCGTCATATTGCTAGCTTTATGCCCATGTTTTTATACTAATagcttaatttatatatatatatatttttaataattttttatctattataatataattatagtatattaattttcaataacCTAACTAagaattaagaaaaattttcaataaaaaattacttttatatcaataaaaaaattaaattgtaaattacttttatattattttagaatTTAGTATATACTGAGCAGCAGGACTGTAGGACAACCTCATCTAGAAGCATGCATCGTCATATTCCTTAGgataatatgaaatattagttaaaattttatggaaaaaaacttaaaagatgatttctatttttcaaaaattttggttataaaatttcatttaattttataaaactaaTTTTTGATATGAATAATAATAGAATTCTTAGTTACTACTTAAATTGGTTTTATATGAGTTTATATAAACCtatagtaaaattataatttaaaatatgatacaaactttaaaattttatgaatcctaaaattaatttaaacaataaaattttaatataatccttaattaaaatgagttttttcaaCTTAAtaatgtgtgtatatatatatatatatattaattttattgcagtagaaaaaataatttaaactaataaacaacattatttattaaatttggatggtaagatttttttaaaaaattaataaatcacgcagaatttttatataaat encodes:
- the LOC110630912 gene encoding cytochrome P450 71A1, with translation MEMVALWKQWGQEFAKTLPLNPMLVFSLLLLSFVYLFRLRRTHKLKLPPSPPKLPIIGNLHQLGTFHFRSLKKLSDKYGPLMLVHFGNVPTLVVSTAEMAHEITKNHDAIFADRPKTSAGDVLFFGRQDIAFCPYGEYWRQAKKVCVLQLLNQKRVQHFEFVRREETTELVEKLRHACAEGSPVDLSEMLTTISSNIVSRSALGTIYDNESGRKSNSSGDLVRTGIDLVGSFSFKDSFPCLGWLDVLTGLNNKVKKASKELHGFLDQVIEEHIQASKSQDKADDRKDIVDILLQLERNRMLTVDFTRERMKAILMDMFIGGTDTTATTMEWTMAELMKNPSIMKKAQEEVRRVVGNKLKVDESDLDQMTYLKCIVKETLRHHSGIIPRQTTTSIKLEGYDIPSNTKVLINAWGIQRDPRIWEKPDDYIPERFIDNPTDFKSQDKKYIPFGFGRRVCPGISFALKEVEYVLANLLLLFDWKLPDGQGPEDLDMSEVFYLVNRKKESLMIVPTVH